In the genome of Blastopirellula marina, one region contains:
- a CDS encoding M1 family aminopeptidase, whose translation MKSIIALVCLAGSLLAAMTLSAVSFAEEAFCTCRYCETAAARAAFGVDLGNDGPHYAPVRTVDVQHIKLDITPDFKKRTIGGTTTIRFVPLRQPIDVLKLDAVELNITDVKGSTPIAEFENSGKEITIAFKEPISVGQESWVTVEHNCEPTGGFYFRTAEMGYPEEDTHCWTQGESHYARRWFPCFDYPNEKSTTEVICHVPTDMTVISNGRKLGESIDPEKQLKTVHWLQDKPHVNYLICVVAGYFDKLEDSAGDIQLGYYSQPSISEHAANSFQDTASIMKFYQKEIGVAYPWHKYDQVTIWDFIAGGMENTTITTLTNNTIFSKETENIKSSRGLDAHELAHQWFGDYVTCEDWSHLWLNEGFATYYTHLYEGEKFGRDATLYGLYRDATNRVLPGGNNDKRPIVWKRYTNAGDQFDYRAYPKGSWVLHMLRSQLGEDMYRQAIQSYLKEHGLTTVTTPELQAAFEETSGRTFDRFFDQWVYHARHPDVKIRYRFDPKLSLAHFTVEQTQKVDDDVMLFSFPATFALKCGDEMVVHTEDITEKKQDFYISVPSKPEMVQFDPEYTLLANIDFDKPEELWLSELENSEHCIGRILAIQALAKKKTNKGIDAIQKALETDSFFGVKVEAAKALSKMNSDEALAALVKTSDQDDARVRLAIADAVVGFYRPESLDDILGTAKEEKNPAIIEAWINGLAKYSDESVSQYLRAALQRESFRNQIAEAAVTAMERSGSSQYVPDLAEQVTQHSGNYTARGLGKVLRALAKLSDGKEEKLQSLKQIAPTLNDGRTDVQKAAIAALGELGLEEARPILQAYADATNDEELSKAASNALAELTKDKSPQPRELIELRKQMQELEKSNSSLKEKLNDLEKKLETTETKK comes from the coding sequence ATGAAATCGATTATCGCTTTGGTTTGCTTGGCCGGATCTCTGCTGGCCGCCATGACACTTTCCGCTGTTTCGTTTGCGGAAGAAGCCTTCTGTACATGTCGCTATTGTGAAACCGCCGCGGCCAGGGCTGCCTTCGGCGTCGATCTCGGAAATGATGGTCCGCACTACGCTCCGGTTCGTACGGTCGATGTGCAGCATATCAAGCTCGACATCACGCCTGACTTCAAGAAACGAACGATCGGCGGAACAACGACAATTCGTTTCGTTCCACTTCGCCAGCCGATTGATGTTCTTAAACTTGATGCGGTCGAACTGAATATCACCGACGTGAAAGGTTCCACCCCGATTGCGGAGTTCGAGAATTCCGGCAAGGAAATTACGATTGCTTTCAAAGAACCAATCTCGGTTGGGCAAGAGAGCTGGGTAACCGTCGAGCACAACTGCGAACCAACGGGAGGTTTTTATTTCCGCACCGCCGAAATGGGTTATCCCGAAGAAGATACCCATTGCTGGACCCAAGGCGAATCGCACTATGCACGTCGTTGGTTCCCTTGTTTCGATTACCCGAACGAGAAATCGACGACCGAAGTGATTTGTCATGTTCCGACCGATATGACCGTTATCTCGAACGGCCGGAAGCTTGGCGAAAGTATCGATCCTGAAAAGCAACTCAAGACGGTGCATTGGCTGCAAGACAAGCCGCACGTCAATTACCTGATTTGCGTCGTCGCTGGCTATTTCGACAAGTTGGAAGACTCGGCAGGAGACATTCAGCTGGGCTATTACAGCCAGCCTTCGATTTCGGAGCATGCCGCCAACTCGTTCCAGGATACGGCTTCGATCATGAAGTTCTATCAAAAGGAGATCGGTGTTGCGTATCCTTGGCACAAATACGATCAGGTCACGATCTGGGACTTCATCGCCGGTGGAATGGAAAACACAACGATCACCACGCTGACGAACAACACGATTTTCAGCAAGGAAACAGAAAACATCAAATCGTCCCGTGGGCTCGATGCTCACGAACTGGCGCACCAGTGGTTTGGCGATTATGTGACTTGTGAAGACTGGAGCCATCTCTGGCTCAACGAAGGCTTTGCGACCTACTACACGCACCTTTACGAAGGGGAGAAGTTCGGCCGTGATGCCACGCTATACGGTTTGTATCGTGATGCAACCAATCGCGTTCTGCCGGGTGGAAACAACGACAAACGTCCCATCGTCTGGAAGCGATACACCAATGCTGGTGATCAGTTCGACTACCGAGCTTACCCGAAGGGAAGCTGGGTTTTGCACATGCTACGAAGCCAATTGGGCGAGGACATGTATCGTCAGGCGATCCAAAGCTATTTGAAGGAACACGGTCTGACGACGGTGACCACGCCCGAGTTACAAGCCGCTTTTGAAGAAACGAGCGGACGAACCTTCGATCGCTTTTTCGATCAATGGGTTTACCATGCTCGTCATCCTGACGTGAAAATCCGATATCGCTTCGATCCTAAATTGTCGTTGGCTCACTTTACCGTTGAGCAAACGCAAAAGGTCGATGACGATGTGATGTTGTTTTCTTTCCCCGCGACCTTCGCTCTGAAGTGTGGCGACGAAATGGTCGTTCACACAGAAGACATTACCGAAAAGAAGCAAGACTTTTACATCTCGGTACCAAGCAAGCCAGAGATGGTTCAGTTTGACCCGGAATACACACTGCTGGCCAATATCGATTTCGATAAGCCGGAGGAATTGTGGCTGAGTGAACTAGAGAATTCCGAGCATTGCATCGGTCGAATTCTGGCAATTCAAGCATTGGCCAAGAAGAAGACGAATAAGGGAATCGACGCGATCCAAAAAGCTTTGGAAACGGATTCCTTCTTCGGAGTCAAGGTCGAAGCGGCGAAAGCTCTAAGTAAGATGAATAGCGACGAAGCGCTTGCCGCGCTAGTAAAAACATCAGATCAAGACGACGCTCGCGTCCGATTGGCAATCGCTGATGCGGTCGTTGGTTTTTATCGACCGGAAAGCTTGGACGACATTCTGGGCACCGCCAAAGAAGAAAAGAACCCAGCGATCATCGAAGCGTGGATCAACGGTCTGGCAAAGTACTCGGACGAATCGGTCAGTCAGTATCTGCGTGCTGCCCTGCAACGAGAATCGTTCCGCAACCAAATTGCCGAAGCCGCGGTTACTGCGATGGAGCGAAGCGGTTCGTCGCAGTACGTCCCTGATCTGGCCGAGCAGGTCACTCAGCACTCTGGTAATTATACCGCCCGCGGTTTGGGTAAGGTGCTCCGTGCTTTGGCCAAGTTAAGTGACGGAAAGGAAGAAAAGCTGCAATCGTTGAAGCAAATTGCACCGACACTTAACGATGGTCGGACGGATGTGCAAAAGGCAGCGATTGCTGCACTGGGCGAACTAGGGCTGGAAGAAGCTCGACCAATTCTCCAGGCCTACGCCGATGCGACGAACGACGAGGAACTGTCGAAGGCCGCTTCGAATGCTTTGGCTGAGCTAACCAAGGATAAGTCTCCCCAGCCACGTGAACTGATCGAGCTTCGTAAGCAAATGCAAGAGCTCGAAAAGTCGAACAGCTCGCTCAAAGAAAAGCTGAATGACTTGGAAAAGAAGCTCGAAACGACGGAAACGAAGAAATAG
- a CDS encoding isoaspartyl peptidase/L-asparaginase family protein, translating to MSTRIAARLVSSLFMILVISSATLHAEEGRWAIVLHGGAGFVPKDLPADQVKEYKLALEKALSTGEKILSEGGTALDAVQQTITVMEDATCFNAGRGGVFNEAGYQQLDASIMDGSNLACGGVSAVEQVRNPITAARAVMDKTRHVLITGKDADAFAKSNGLEMVPRSYFFNEARWKELTRALEKSGRPVPPEPPYGRPKVSAKTSDFRDFGLSKGTVGCAALDKQGNLAAGTSTGGLTGKMVGRVGDSPIIGAGTYADNAGCAVSGTGIGEQYIRHSIGFQVNFRVRENKQSLKEAVDFCLSQVLNPGDGGLIAVDSQGNIVMQTSTATLTRGWSDWKGSRGVAIWDDPLED from the coding sequence ATGTCGACTCGGATTGCCGCTCGGTTGGTTTCGTCGTTATTCATGATCCTGGTGATTTCCTCGGCAACGTTGCATGCCGAGGAAGGGCGTTGGGCGATTGTGTTGCATGGTGGCGCGGGCTTTGTGCCGAAGGATCTGCCTGCCGACCAGGTGAAAGAATACAAGCTGGCACTTGAAAAGGCGCTTTCGACCGGCGAGAAAATCTTGTCGGAAGGGGGAACCGCTCTCGATGCAGTTCAGCAAACCATCACGGTGATGGAGGATGCGACCTGTTTCAACGCGGGACGTGGTGGTGTCTTCAACGAAGCAGGCTACCAGCAACTGGACGCTTCGATCATGGATGGAAGCAACTTGGCGTGCGGCGGTGTTTCAGCTGTCGAGCAAGTCCGTAATCCGATCACGGCAGCCAGAGCCGTGATGGATAAGACGCGGCACGTATTAATCACGGGTAAGGATGCCGATGCTTTCGCCAAGTCGAATGGGCTTGAGATGGTTCCGCGTAGTTACTTCTTCAATGAAGCACGATGGAAGGAACTTACCCGAGCGTTAGAGAAGAGTGGTCGGCCTGTGCCGCCAGAGCCTCCGTACGGTCGTCCCAAGGTCTCTGCGAAGACATCCGATTTCCGCGACTTCGGGTTATCGAAGGGAACCGTGGGCTGTGCGGCCCTAGACAAACAAGGCAATCTTGCCGCAGGAACAAGTACAGGCGGGCTAACCGGTAAAATGGTAGGTCGTGTGGGGGATTCCCCAATCATCGGAGCCGGGACCTATGCCGATAACGCTGGATGTGCCGTCAGTGGAACGGGCATCGGTGAGCAGTACATCCGTCATTCCATTGGATTTCAGGTCAACTTCCGCGTTCGCGAGAACAAACAATCGCTGAAGGAAGCCGTAGATTTCTGCCTTTCTCAGGTGCTCAATCCTGGCGATGGCGGGCTGATCGCCGTCGACTCGCAAGGAAACATCGTGATGCAGACCAGCACCGCAACACTCACCCGCGGGTGGTCGGATTGGAAAGGAAGTCGCGGCGTAGCTATCTGGGATGATCCGCTCGAAGATTAG
- a CDS encoding transporter, translating to MRCISSWTLAAIAIVGLPATISAHPIADDANEELYAPMAPFTSPHGGHDHHDIKEGRPDTHAPAGLMGDHVHHQGEWMVEYKFQKMFMDGNRYGTQQVSDVEALDVTGIPFMATPTRMDMNMHMLHIMYGATDNVTLYFMPMWMELTMDHLRRNGTTFSTYNDGFSDLRFGALVLLYDTECSDLIFNFGMSAPTGNIHGTTTSASPMGAETQMPYPMQLGSGTFNFRPGITYKKYWEMASMGLQLQTNLPVGENYRNYHVGNEYQLNWWFARRVGERASLSFRTEGLWRDNYGGAGDPQLNPNMISTARTDMRGGFWFNLGFGGIYQFCDGSRLNVELVRPVYQDLDGVQLETDFQLFASWSKAW from the coding sequence ATGCGTTGCATTTCATCATGGACTCTGGCAGCAATCGCAATCGTCGGTTTGCCAGCAACGATTTCAGCTCACCCCATCGCCGACGACGCCAACGAAGAGCTATACGCTCCGATGGCGCCGTTCACTTCCCCTCATGGCGGCCATGATCATCATGATATCAAGGAAGGTCGACCTGATACGCACGCTCCAGCGGGACTGATGGGAGATCACGTTCACCACCAAGGTGAATGGATGGTCGAGTATAAGTTCCAAAAGATGTTCATGGATGGGAATCGCTACGGAACGCAACAAGTCAGCGACGTCGAAGCACTCGACGTAACCGGAATTCCATTCATGGCCACGCCCACACGGATGGACATGAACATGCACATGCTGCACATCATGTATGGTGCGACAGACAACGTTACGCTTTACTTCATGCCAATGTGGATGGAGTTAACGATGGATCACCTGCGTCGTAACGGAACGACGTTCAGCACCTACAACGATGGGTTTTCGGACTTACGATTCGGGGCTTTGGTCCTATTATACGATACAGAATGTTCGGACCTCATTTTCAACTTTGGGATGAGTGCCCCAACTGGGAACATTCACGGCACAACGACATCGGCCAGCCCAATGGGTGCCGAAACGCAAATGCCTTATCCCATGCAATTGGGTAGCGGTACCTTTAACTTCCGCCCTGGCATTACCTACAAGAAATATTGGGAAATGGCCAGCATGGGCTTGCAATTGCAAACCAATCTGCCAGTCGGAGAAAACTACCGCAATTACCATGTTGGGAACGAGTACCAACTCAACTGGTGGTTCGCCCGTCGCGTTGGTGAACGAGCTTCCCTTAGTTTTCGCACAGAAGGCCTGTGGCGCGATAACTATGGCGGAGCAGGCGATCCCCAGCTCAATCCGAACATGATCAGCACCGCAAGAACCGACATGCGAGGCGGCTTTTGGTTCAACCTGGGCTTCGGCGGTATCTACCAGTTCTGTGACGGAAGCCGTTTGAATGTTGAACTTGTCCGGCCCGTATATCAGGACCTGGATGGCGTACAGCTAGAGACTGACTTCCAACTATTCGCCAGTTGGTCGAAGGCTTGGTAA
- a CDS encoding ABC transporter substrate-binding protein: protein MTSRQTLILLLFGLIFTGCNSKQTNKSDRPKIETPPLSIAVVEDEALAERIRLELSARIEEAITVETVPRATFLDQKRQTKDILIYPPAMMGELIERSWLTPVPSSILSSEDLDLDDVVQGIRQTEIHWGEKTYALPFGSPVLMLMARTDLLKQLNLEVPKTWTEYAAVVEAIEASELVTKDESLQTATLEPMADAYLPSLFLARSAAYVKHSENLSTYFDFTSGKSRLTSPGFVRAADELAQSAKTIPSELQSLDPQATAEAFLAGKSVMAIGWLNASSEIPETVSEAIAFGPLPGSTDIYQTQGNQWAPRDGSKPVSVPVLSTSGMVGSVASASGQTLHAADVLVLLTGKELSSLISPASKRTSLYRVSSLPMAQAWLPKGLPGAALRQYVKASIDQLQSPQSLSNIRIANCIEYEDTLRKALLSLIGPDALSADDALKMASDTWDDISEKHGKEAHVKAFRNSQGIGQTAF, encoded by the coding sequence ATGACTAGTCGCCAAACGCTAATTCTGCTTCTCTTCGGTTTGATCTTTACTGGCTGTAACAGCAAGCAGACCAACAAGTCAGATCGACCGAAGATCGAAACTCCCCCACTCTCGATTGCGGTTGTCGAAGACGAAGCCTTGGCGGAGCGAATTCGTCTCGAGCTCTCAGCACGCATAGAAGAGGCCATCACGGTTGAGACGGTTCCCCGCGCTACGTTTCTTGATCAGAAGCGACAAACGAAGGACATTCTGATCTATCCTCCGGCGATGATGGGAGAACTAATCGAGCGATCTTGGCTCACTCCCGTCCCATCCTCGATCTTGTCGTCAGAGGATCTCGATCTGGACGATGTCGTACAGGGAATTCGCCAAACTGAGATTCACTGGGGCGAAAAGACTTACGCGTTGCCGTTCGGTAGCCCCGTACTGATGCTGATGGCCCGCACCGATCTACTTAAGCAACTGAATCTTGAAGTTCCCAAGACCTGGACAGAATACGCGGCCGTCGTCGAGGCGATCGAAGCAAGCGAGTTGGTAACCAAGGATGAATCCCTGCAGACGGCGACACTCGAACCGATGGCCGATGCCTATCTCCCGAGTCTCTTTCTGGCTCGTAGTGCGGCGTACGTGAAGCATAGCGAGAACCTTTCAACTTATTTCGATTTCACCAGCGGCAAGTCGCGATTGACGTCACCAGGCTTTGTGCGTGCCGCCGACGAACTCGCTCAATCCGCCAAGACAATTCCTAGTGAACTTCAATCGCTCGATCCGCAAGCTACCGCCGAAGCGTTCCTCGCAGGCAAGTCGGTCATGGCGATCGGTTGGTTGAATGCTTCGTCCGAGATCCCAGAAACCGTTTCGGAGGCGATCGCATTTGGACCGCTGCCCGGTTCAACAGACATTTATCAAACCCAAGGCAATCAATGGGCTCCGCGAGACGGGAGCAAGCCGGTTAGTGTCCCGGTGCTTTCAACATCAGGCATGGTCGGTTCGGTTGCTTCCGCTTCTGGACAAACACTTCATGCGGCCGATGTGCTGGTGCTGCTTACTGGCAAAGAACTTTCCAGTTTGATTTCTCCTGCCTCGAAGCGAACCTCCCTGTATCGAGTTTCCTCCTTACCTATGGCACAAGCTTGGCTCCCCAAGGGGCTCCCAGGGGCCGCATTGCGGCAGTACGTGAAAGCAAGCATCGACCAATTGCAATCGCCTCAGTCACTTTCTAACATCCGAATCGCCAACTGTATCGAATATGAAGACACCCTCCGCAAGGCATTGCTGTCTCTGATCGGCCCCGATGCGTTGTCCGCCGACGACGCCCTGAAGATGGCATCTGACACCTGGGACGACATCTCCGAGAAGCATGGGAAAGAAGCCCACGTGAAAGCTTTCCGCAATAGCCAAGGAATTGGCCAGACGGCGTTTTAG
- a CDS encoding SDR family NAD(P)-dependent oxidoreductase → MRFQDKVAIVTGGAKGIGAGCVKILSKEGGNVAILDIDSQASEQLCHEINEQGRGRAFFIPCDISNREQLKGAIDEAANQWGRLDCLVNNAGIHPPATTLEATTPELLHKVFQVNFDSTFFACQFALPHLKKSRGTIVNMSSMTAVLGQKHSTAYAASKGAQLSFTKALAIELGPDGIRVNAVLPSNVDTPLMREWANTLEDPDSALQQIADLQVFGRMASIEEIGRVVLFLATEDSSFVTGQGIEVEGGASLDY, encoded by the coding sequence ATGCGTTTTCAAGACAAGGTGGCAATCGTCACTGGTGGAGCCAAGGGGATTGGGGCTGGTTGCGTCAAAATTCTGAGTAAGGAGGGAGGAAACGTCGCGATTCTCGACATCGACTCCCAAGCATCTGAGCAACTATGTCACGAAATCAACGAACAAGGTCGCGGACGCGCCTTCTTTATCCCGTGTGATATTTCCAACCGAGAGCAGTTGAAGGGGGCCATCGATGAGGCTGCCAATCAATGGGGACGCCTCGATTGCCTGGTCAACAACGCCGGGATTCATCCGCCCGCGACAACCCTGGAAGCGACCACACCAGAACTCTTGCACAAGGTGTTTCAGGTGAACTTCGACAGTACGTTCTTCGCTTGCCAGTTCGCGCTCCCTCACTTGAAGAAATCTCGCGGCACAATCGTTAACATGAGTTCGATGACCGCTGTGCTGGGACAAAAGCACTCGACGGCCTATGCTGCCAGTAAGGGAGCACAGCTTAGCTTCACTAAGGCATTGGCGATTGAACTTGGCCCCGATGGGATCCGCGTGAACGCCGTCCTGCCGAGCAATGTCGACACGCCGTTGATGCGTGAGTGGGCCAACACACTGGAAGATCCAGACTCGGCCTTGCAGCAAATTGCCGATCTTCAGGTCTTTGGGCGAATGGCGTCGATCGAAGAAATCGGCCGTGTCGTCTTATTTCTCGCGACCGAAGACTCTAGCTTTGTCACAGGGCAGGGGATCGAAGTCGAAGGCGGAGCAAGCCTCGATTACTGA
- a CDS encoding TrmH family RNA methyltransferase, with amino-acid sequence MESDFEHLRHKPLSALDEPRELIVACCPMRSNVNLSRIVRAASCCAVSKVVMCGNVKIDPKIARDGAEKLPISRHRSLPPVLKDLKREGYTLVGLEQTTNSQNLHHFSFVKKTVLVIGNERLGITEDVLSLLDAVVEIPVYGMPYSYNVATATCMALYEFCRQFPEG; translated from the coding sequence ATGGAATCTGATTTCGAACATCTGCGTCACAAGCCCCTATCGGCCTTGGACGAACCGCGTGAACTGATCGTGGCCTGTTGCCCCATGCGAAGCAACGTAAATCTGTCGCGCATCGTCCGAGCCGCATCGTGCTGTGCCGTCAGCAAAGTGGTGATGTGCGGCAATGTAAAGATTGATCCCAAGATCGCCCGTGATGGTGCCGAAAAGCTGCCGATCTCGCGTCACCGCAGCTTGCCGCCAGTGCTGAAAGACCTGAAGAGGGAAGGTTACACCCTGGTCGGATTGGAACAGACGACCAACTCGCAGAACCTGCACCATTTCAGCTTCGTAAAAAAAACGGTCCTGGTAATCGGCAACGAACGCCTCGGCATCACCGAAGATGTCTTATCGCTGCTGGATGCAGTTGTCGAGATTCCCGTGTATGGCATGCCATACAGCTATAACGTCGCCACAGCCACTTGTATGGCGCTCTACGAGTTTTGTCGACAGTTCCCTGAGGGTTAA
- a CDS encoding TlpA family protein disulfide reductase yields MNMRWLAVGLLLLFGGCTDSSETDTAVPAPEIELTPETESTEVTTKVMDYSGIQMLIESYRGKVVVVDIWSTQCPPCIKELPGLVALDKAYSGKDVKCITVSLDYGGLPDETPEQYQDPDGVLMKILTGIGVTCDNVIAADDSEAMLNKLELLAPPAVYVYGRDGKLAKRFDNEGEGVTEETAFTYEDIKPLVAKLVEQKN; encoded by the coding sequence ATGAATATGCGCTGGTTAGCAGTCGGTCTCTTGCTTCTTTTTGGGGGCTGCACCGATAGCTCGGAGACCGATACCGCAGTGCCGGCTCCGGAAATTGAACTGACTCCGGAAACGGAATCCACGGAAGTCACGACTAAAGTGATGGATTACTCGGGGATTCAGATGCTGATCGAGTCATACCGAGGAAAGGTTGTGGTCGTCGATATCTGGTCGACCCAGTGCCCACCTTGCATCAAAGAACTGCCTGGCTTGGTCGCTTTGGACAAAGCTTATTCTGGTAAGGATGTGAAGTGTATCACCGTCAGTCTCGATTACGGTGGTCTCCCGGACGAAACGCCTGAGCAGTACCAAGATCCCGATGGCGTGCTCATGAAGATTTTGACCGGTATCGGCGTCACGTGCGATAACGTGATCGCGGCGGATGACTCCGAAGCGATGCTCAACAAGCTCGAGTTGCTCGCTCCACCGGCTGTTTATGTTTACGGACGCGATGGCAAACTGGCGAAACGCTTCGATAACGAAGGAGAAGGGGTGACGGAAGAGACCGCGTTTACCTACGAAGACATCAAGCCTTTAGTTGCCAAGTTGGTTGAACAGAAGAATTAG
- a CDS encoding ArsR/SmtB family transcription factor — MMFLATPANGHTLSNGYYRDNDSSGHVSEPALAGKEVSPYESLNEDVARQLVQIFKLLADETRLKILSYLMQAGELNVRSLCDLLDQSQPAVSHHLALLKTCGLIESRRDGKNNFYRVMPEQFGRFAEVLFRQVPGLEEDKIDFGEASIRLEVEHESPVVAIH, encoded by the coding sequence ATGATGTTCTTGGCTACTCCAGCCAATGGGCACACGCTGTCCAATGGGTACTATCGTGATAACGATAGTTCCGGCCACGTTTCCGAACCTGCTCTAGCAGGTAAGGAAGTTTCCCCTTACGAATCCCTGAACGAAGACGTTGCTCGTCAACTCGTTCAAATCTTCAAATTGTTGGCCGACGAAACTCGGCTGAAGATCCTCAGCTACTTGATGCAGGCAGGCGAACTGAATGTTCGCTCGCTGTGTGATCTTCTCGATCAAAGCCAGCCTGCAGTAAGCCACCACTTAGCATTGCTCAAGACGTGTGGTTTGATCGAATCGCGACGCGACGGAAAGAATAATTTCTATCGTGTTATGCCGGAACAGTTCGGTCGCTTCGCCGAAGTATTGTTCCGTCAGGTACCAGGCCTCGAAGAAGACAAAATCGATTTTGGCGAGGCCTCGATTCGCCTGGAAGTGGAACACGAATCGCCGGTTGTTGCGATCCACTAA
- a CDS encoding peptide ABC transporter substrate-binding protein — translation MKLTLRGLFPYLFPLFFVVALFFALQMGSLPPADFTFSNGTEPQTVDPAKSTGAPEGRIIDAIFEGLYRKMPDPTNPNDLVPMPAMAKSSDVSDDLKTYTFHMREGAEWTNGEPVTAYDWLFSWQRFLHPESGTQYAYQLWYIKNAKKYTTGEIEVGDRVEVELADRDDPAQMYPTGTILAGVLKNIDTHKDERKLEVEGDEVETDLEFKVYTVDCVPTKDGVPQWDGPVTTRVFYQSGIPAHFLKKHPKAEQAMHILLNFSEVGVKAPDENTLVVELESPTPYFLELVSFYPMHAVNRTCIETYGYPNWTKPENIVTCGPYQMKERRIRDRIRLVKNPTYWNAEDVHLETIDALAVQSDTTQLNMYMSGQMDWATVVPNSVLDELKERDKEKLENPKRKEETNELLIAPMLSTYFYRVNTTRPPLDNPKVRQALNLAINKQEIVDFVTRGGQVPAGSLVPPGITGYEGPPTEEYNPKKARKLLEEAGFPDGKGMRPIQILYNTSEGHKSIAEVIQQQWKRNLHINVQLRNVEWGVYLTTVRELDYDVARAGWIGDYPDPNTFLDMFVTGGENNETGWSNKKYDSLIEEARSEADPVTRFQILREAEDILVEEMPILPIYFYVSINMVRPYVKNFHPNLQDIHPLQVLEIDQELREKVREWEGLE, via the coding sequence ATGAAACTGACATTAAGAGGTCTATTCCCTTACCTGTTCCCCTTGTTTTTCGTCGTTGCGCTCTTTTTTGCCTTGCAGATGGGGTCTTTGCCCCCCGCTGATTTCACCTTCTCCAACGGTACCGAGCCGCAGACCGTCGATCCAGCAAAGAGTACTGGAGCCCCGGAAGGACGGATCATTGATGCCATCTTCGAGGGGCTCTATCGCAAGATGCCCGATCCCACCAATCCGAACGATTTGGTGCCGATGCCTGCGATGGCAAAGTCGAGCGATGTTTCCGATGATCTGAAAACTTACACGTTTCACATGCGCGAAGGTGCCGAGTGGACCAACGGCGAGCCAGTGACGGCTTACGATTGGCTGTTCTCATGGCAGCGATTTCTGCATCCGGAATCGGGCACACAGTACGCGTACCAACTCTGGTACATCAAGAATGCGAAGAAATACACCACCGGCGAGATCGAAGTCGGTGATCGTGTCGAAGTCGAACTAGCCGATCGCGACGATCCTGCTCAGATGTATCCCACAGGAACGATCTTGGCAGGTGTTTTGAAAAACATCGATACCCATAAAGATGAACGCAAGCTCGAAGTTGAAGGGGATGAAGTCGAGACCGACCTCGAATTCAAAGTTTACACGGTTGATTGTGTCCCCACCAAAGATGGCGTGCCGCAGTGGGACGGGCCGGTTACCACACGAGTCTTCTACCAATCTGGGATTCCCGCACACTTCCTTAAGAAGCATCCCAAAGCCGAACAAGCGATGCATATCTTGCTGAACTTCAGCGAAGTGGGGGTCAAGGCTCCGGATGAGAATACACTTGTTGTCGAACTTGAATCACCAACCCCGTACTTCTTAGAACTGGTCTCCTTCTATCCGATGCACGCGGTGAACCGGACCTGCATCGAAACATATGGATATCCGAATTGGACGAAGCCTGAAAATATCGTCACTTGCGGACCGTATCAAATGAAGGAACGTCGGATTCGGGACCGAATTCGATTGGTCAAAAATCCGACCTATTGGAACGCCGAGGATGTTCACTTGGAAACGATCGATGCGTTGGCCGTTCAGTCCGATACCACGCAACTGAATATGTATATGAGCGGTCAGATGGATTGGGCAACGGTCGTGCCGAACTCGGTTCTCGATGAACTCAAAGAGCGGGACAAAGAGAAGCTGGAGAATCCCAAGCGAAAAGAAGAAACGAATGAACTGCTGATCGCTCCGATGTTGTCGACGTACTTCTATCGCGTAAACACAACGCGACCGCCCCTCGACAATCCCAAAGTGCGTCAGGCACTGAACCTGGCGATCAATAAGCAAGAGATCGTTGACTTCGTGACACGAGGTGGCCAGGTCCCAGCTGGCTCGTTGGTTCCGCCAGGAATTACCGGTTACGAAGGGCCTCCGACCGAGGAATACAATCCGAAAAAGGCTCGCAAGCTACTGGAAGAAGCCGGGTTCCCCGATGGAAAAGGAATGCGGCCCATTCAGATCTTATACAACACTTCGGAAGGTCATAAGAGCATCGCCGAAGTGATTCAGCAGCAATGGAAACGCAATCTGCATATCAACGTTCAGCTTCGTAACGTCGAATGGGGCGTCTATCTGACGACCGTGCGCGAGCTTGATTACGACGTCGCCCGAGCGGGGTGGATCGGTGACTATCCTGATCCGAATACGTTCCTCGACATGTTCGTCACCGGTGGTGAGAACAACGAGACTGGGTGGAGTAACAAAAAGTATGACTCGCTGATCGAAGAAGCGCGAAGCGAGGCCGATCCGGTTACGCGGTTTCAAATTCTTCGCGAGGCGGAAGATATCCTCGTCGAAGAAATGCCGATTCTACCGATCTACTTTTATGTGTCGATCAATATGGTGCGTCCTTACGTGAAAAACTTCCATCCCAATCTGCAGGACATTCACCCGTTGCAGGTGTTGGAAATCGATCAAGAACTGCGCGAGAAAGTTCGTGAGTGGGAGGGCTTGGAATGA